The following nucleotide sequence is from Deinococcus sp. Leaf326.
GGCGCCGGGGTGGGTTCCTCCGGGCCCAGCATCGCCCGCACGGAGGCGGCCCAGCCCGCGCCGCTCAGGACGCGGTAGTGGTGGGCCCACTGCCAGCGGCGGTAGGCGTCGGCGGCCGCTTCCGGGGTGACGCTGCCCAGCGGGGTCAGTTCGGCGCTTTCCAGGTCCTTCAGGGTCTTGGGACCCCAGGCGAAGGCCACCCGGCCCTGCGCGAGCCAGCGCCGCAGGTCGGCTTCGGCGGGCAGGGCGTACAGGATGACCTCGGGGGTCTGGTCTACTGCCAGCTCCTCGCCCGGTCCCAGGAGCCGCAGGCCTGGAACCTGTCCCTGCAGGTAGGGTCCGACGCCGTTCTCGGCGTACGCCGCTGCTCCGTCGCGCAGGTGCGCGACCGCCTCCTGAGGGTCTAGGCGGGGAAGATCTGCGGCCGTGTTCTGCGTCTGGCCCACGAGGTCCAGCGGCTCGGCTGGGCGCAGGGCCTCGGCGCGCCATTCCAGGCTGGCGCGGCCCCGCCACTCGTTGGTAGCCAGCTCGGCGCCCAGGTCGGCCCCGCCTTCCTGCAGGGTCCCGGCCCCGTGCCGCACGCCCTTGAGGCCGCCCAGCCGGAACTGCAGGCTGTCGCCGCGCTTGCCCACCAGCCGCTGGCCTTCCAGCTCGCCCCGCAGGTGCCACAGCGGCCGGCGGTGGCCCTCGCCGAAGGGTTCGAGCCGCGCCGTCTCGGCGTCGAGTTCTGCCGTGGCCCAGCGAGGGGGCAGCGCGGCGTCGAGGCGCACGGCCGGCACCGGCACCGGAAAGCTCCGGGCGTAGGCGTGCAGGCGGTCCCGTAGTGCGGGGAAGTCGCGTTCGTCCACCGAGAAGCCGGCGGCGGCGGGGTGCCCTCCGTAGCGCTTCAGGAGGTCGCCACTCTCGCGCAGCCCCCCGACCGCGCTGATCCCGGGCGTGCTGCGCACCGAGCCCTTGCCCTGCGCCATGATGTAGACAGGGCGGTAGAACGTTTCGAGCAGCTTGCTCGCCACGATTCCCATCACGCCGGGGTGCCAGTCGGGGTGGGTCAGGACGAGGGCCGGGTCGGCGGGGTCGGCCAGGGCGAGCGCCTGGGCGAACATGTCGTCCTGCAACCTGCGGCGTTCGAGGTTCAGGGTGTCGAGGTACGTCACCAAGCGCTCGGCCTCGGCGGGGCTCGGGGTGATGAGCAGTTCCAGCGCGAGGTCGGCCGCGCCCATGCGTCCGGCGGCGTTCAGGCGCGGCGCGAGCACGAAGGCCACGTCGCGGGCGGTGGGCCGGGGGACCCCGGTGTGCCGCAGCAGGGCGCGCAGGCCGGGCAGCGTGGTGTCCGGCAGCGCCTCCAGCCCGGCCCGCACGAGCGCCCGGTTCTCGCCGACGAGCGGGGCCACGTCGGCGACCGTGCCCAGCGTCGCCAGCGGCGCGAGGTCACGGGGCTCGTCCAGCCCCAGCTCGGCGCGCACCGCCCACAGCAGGTGGTAGGCCACTCCAGCGCCGGTCAGGTTATGTACGCCGGCGTCGAAGCCGTCGGTGAGGTGCGGGTGCACGACCAGACACGCCGGAAAGTCGGGGCCCGGCGCATGGTGGTCAGTGACGATCACGGCCGTACCCGCCTCCAGCAGCGCGCGCACCTCGTCGAGGTTGGTGACGCCGCAGTCCACCGTCACGAGCAGGTCGGCGGCCCCGGCATGTTCCGGCACACGGTCTGGGTGCACCCCGTACCCCTCGTTCAGCCGGTGGGGAATGAAGCCGTGCACGTCGGCCCCCAGGGTGCGCAGGCCCAGCACGAGCACGGCGGTCGCGCTCACGCCGTCGGCGTCGTAGTCGCCGTGAATTCGAATCCGTTGTCCGGCCCGCACCGCCGCCACGATCTGCCGCGCGGCCTCGTAAAGCGCCGGGTTGGGGCTCAGGCGCAGGGGCGCCTCCAGCAGCTCCGGCGTCATGCCGCGCCCGGCAATGACCTGCGCCAGGGCCGGCGAGACGTTCCAGATCCGCATGGTTGCCAGCAGTTCGGCTCGGCTGGCCGGAGGGGAGAGCAGCCAGCGGGGCGGGGGAGGAGTTACGGCGGCCTTCACGCGGTCTCCGTCACGGCCGGCTCGTTCCTGGTGGGAGCCGGGCTGGACTCGGGCGCCGCTACCGGCAGCGCGCCCAGTCGGGCCTGGAGCGTGGCAGTCAGCCGGCCCTCGAGCGCTCGCCGTTCGCGGCGCTCTCGGCGGCGCCGGGCCCCCTGGCGCCACAGCAGCGGCAGCAGCAGCAGGGCCACGAAGGCCCCACCCACCACGACGAACATTCCCATCGCCGCGCCCGTGCCGGTCAGCCACTCGCCGCGTCCGAACGGGAGGGGCAGCCGCACCGGCTGCGGGTTCTCCAGTGCCACCAGCAGCAGGTACCCCGCGAGCACCAGCAGCAACAGCACCTGCACAAAGGGCATCACGCGCATCGGGCCGCAGCATAGAGCATCGCGCCCTGGCCTGGCCGTGCCCAGTCTTATGTGCCAGTAGTGGAAAGATGAACGGTCCACAGGAGAAAATCCCCGGTAGAAAAGAGCCAAAAAAAGAGGCCCCGCTGTGGGGCCTCCGGTTCAGAGGGTAAGGATCAGAAGTAGAACTTCAGGCCGGCCTTGCCGCCGACGTTGAAGCCGCGGGTAGCGGTGTTGGTCGTGCCGTTGGCGTTCGTGGTGTACGCCAGGCCCGTGCCGCGGCCCTTGTTGCTGAGGTAGTAGCGGCCGTTGGCTTCGCCGAAGACGGCGATGCTGTCGGTCACGCGGTACTCGACACCTGCGAGGCCCAGGGCATAGACGTCGGTCGCGTTGCCTGTACCGGCGTTGGTGGTGGTGCCACGCGCCTGGCTGCTGGTGATCCCGAGGCCGGCGCCGACGTACACGCCGAGGTTGCTGCCGGTGTCGAGGTTGTAGGTCAGGGCGGCGTCGGCGTTCACGCCGTTCTGACCGGGCTGGTACTCGGCGGCGATGCGGGCGCCGATGGGCCCGAAGACGCTCTTGGTGCCGATCAGGGCGCCACCGCTCAGGCAGTAGCCGACGGTACCGGCGTTCGCGCTGCGGTTGAAGGGAGCGCGGCACTGCTCGCTGGACGCGACGCCCTTGGCGCCGAGGCTCACGCCGGCGTACAGGTTGCTGGTGTTGGCTACCGTGACGTCGGGGGCGATGTCACCAATGACGACCGTGGTGGGGGCGGT
It contains:
- a CDS encoding DHH family phosphoesterase, translated to MRIWNVSPALAQVIAGRGMTPELLEAPLRLSPNPALYEAARQIVAAVRAGQRIRIHGDYDADGVSATAVLVLGLRTLGADVHGFIPHRLNEGYGVHPDRVPEHAGAADLLVTVDCGVTNLDEVRALLEAGTAVIVTDHHAPGPDFPACLVVHPHLTDGFDAGVHNLTGAGVAYHLLWAVRAELGLDEPRDLAPLATLGTVADVAPLVGENRALVRAGLEALPDTTLPGLRALLRHTGVPRPTARDVAFVLAPRLNAAGRMGAADLALELLITPSPAEAERLVTYLDTLNLERRRLQDDMFAQALALADPADPALVLTHPDWHPGVMGIVASKLLETFYRPVYIMAQGKGSVRSTPGISAVGGLRESGDLLKRYGGHPAAAGFSVDERDFPALRDRLHAYARSFPVPVPAVRLDAALPPRWATAELDAETARLEPFGEGHRRPLWHLRGELEGQRLVGKRGDSLQFRLGGLKGVRHGAGTLQEGGADLGAELATNEWRGRASLEWRAEALRPAEPLDLVGQTQNTAADLPRLDPQEAVAHLRDGAAAYAENGVGPYLQGQVPGLRLLGPGEELAVDQTPEVILYALPAEADLRRWLAQGRVAFAWGPKTLKDLESAELTPLGSVTPEAAADAYRRWQWAHHYRVLSGAGWAASVRAMLGPEEPTPAPPDALAAQR